Proteins co-encoded in one Ziziphus jujuba cultivar Dongzao chromosome 9, ASM3175591v1 genomic window:
- the LOC107427290 gene encoding basic blue protein, translating to MKETKFFFITNSLFLMIFIISALFLSLAKSEEFIVGDDQEWSSGTNYQSWSKKYNFSVGDVLVFKYVKGQHDAYEVEEDTYRSCDGSSGVINKYESGSDRVELTQAKKYWFICNVDGHCLGGMRFSVDVQGFRPNSTDLSPTQQPVPAPPKSSTRSLRTHNWLMGIYLLASGILLPLYF from the exons ATGAAAGAAACCAAATTCTTCTTCATCACCAACTCCCTTTTCTTGATGATCTTCATCATCTCTGCTTTGTTTCTAAGCTTGGCAAAGTCTGAAGAGTTTATAGTTGGTGACGATCAGGAGTGGAGCTCAGGGACCAACTATCAATCCTGGTCTAAGAAATACAATTTCAGTGTTGGTGATGTTCTTG TTTTCAAATATGTGAAAGGACAACATGATGCATATGAAGTAGAGGAAGATACATATAGATCATGTGATGGCAGTAGTGGAGTTATAAACAAGTATGAAAGCGGAAGTGATCGAGTAGAACTAACCCAAGCAAAGAAATATTGGTTTATTTGCAATGTTGATGGGCATTGTCTTGGAGGAATGAGATTCAGTGTTGATGTTCAAGGATTTAGGCCCAATTCCACAGATCTTTCACCAACCCAACAGCCAGTTCCAGCACCACCCAAATCTTCCACAAGATCACTCAGAACTCATAATTGGTTAATGGGTATTTATTTGCTTGCATCTGGAATCTTACTTCCATTGTATTTTTAG
- the LOC107427281 gene encoding transcription factor ABORTED MICROSPORES isoform X1, protein MDRLRPLVGLKGWDYCVLWKLSEDQRFIEWMNCCCGGTENIQNDGDQQPSFPVSPVLPCRDTMFQHPRTNSCDLLTQLPSSIPLDSGIYAQTLISNQHSWLTLNPNSSDSIDPEEPFRTKVLIPLPGGLIELFASKQIPEDEHVMHYITSQCNIPVDHNSLTSASNMDTTFTANVNPMNEIQPKPCNGSDEMDPSNHLHPPFSPSTAFDNLRLPYDISSVDRIRPCSSPVNFLHQFSYNPEERTKDDFFFECSHDSLLSDKKNKCPGIQENEMEKSMMIDTPNMHVQYSEPIDNKEKQGNEKDSIKQEGGRSDSLSDCSDQIDDEDDGKYRRRAGKGKCKNLVAERRRRKKLNERLYSLRSLVPNISKLDKASILGDAIEFVKELQKQAKELQDELEVHSDNNTSISGILIHSGANLGPKSDHDKAPNELHLEASGTRCNSEQNQDSDAQQMEPQVEVAQIDDNEFFVTVTCEHKPGGFVRLMEALNSLGLEVTNANVTTFRTLVSNVFKVEQKKDNEIVQADHVRDSLLDLTRNPLRDLSEMSKLSENVSGMDYQHQLHHFHIQHANSYPFHHLT, encoded by the exons ATGGATAGGCTTAGACCACTTGTGGGTTTAAAAGGATGGGATTATTGTGTTCTCTGGAAACTGAGTGAAGATCAAAG ATTTATTGAATGGATGAATTGTTGTTGTGGTGGGACTGAAAACATCCAAAATGATGGAGACCAACAACCTTCTTTCCCAGTTTCTCCAGTCCTTCCTTGCAGAGATACAATGTTTCAGCACCCAAGAACCAATTCTTGTGATCTTCTTACCCAACTTCCTTCTTCAATACCTTTGGACTCTGG GATTTATGCACAGACCTTGATATCCAACCAACACAGTTGGTTAACTTTAAATCCTAATAGCTCAGATTCAATTGATCCTGAA GAACCATTTCGGACAAAAGTTTTGATTCCATTGCCAGGAGGATTGATTGAACTGTTTGCTTCGAAACAA ATACCAGAAGATGAGCATGTCATGCATTATATCACATCTCAATGCAACATTCCAGTAGATCACAACAGCTTGACTAGTGCAAGCAATATGGATACAACTTTCACTGCAAATGTAAACCCAATGAATGAGATCCAACCAAAGCCATGCAATGGAAGTGATGAAATGGATCCAAGCAATCATTTGCATCCACCATTTTCCCCTTCAACAGCATTTGACAACTTACGTTTGCCTTATGACATCTCATCAGTTGATCGAATCCGCCCATGCAGTTCTCCAGTGAACTTCTTGCATCAATTTAGTTACAACCCTGAAGAAAGAACGAAGGATGATTTCTTTTTCGAATGTTCACATGATTCATTACTTTCGGATAAGAAAAATAAGTGTCCAGGGATTCAAGAAAATGAAATGGAGAAGTCCATGATGATTGATACACCAAACATGCATGTTCAGTATTCAGAGCCAATAGATAACAAGGAGAAGCAGGGGAACGAGAAGGATTCGATCAAACAGGAAGGTGGCCGATCAGATTCACTCTCGGATTGCAGTGATCAGAttgatgatgaggatgatggaAAGTATCGACGAAGGGCAGGGAAAGGCAAATGCAAGAACCTTGTAGCAGAGAGGAGGAGAAGGAAGAAGCTTAATGAAAGGCTCTATTCCTTAAGGTCTTTGGTTCCCAATATCTCTAAG TTGGACAAAGCATCCATTCTAGGGGATGCTATTGAGTTTGTGAAGGAGTTGCAAAAGCAAGCAAAAGAACTTCAAGATGAGCTTGAAGTGCATTCAGACAACAATACTTCCATATCAGGGATACTGATTCACAGTGGAGCTAACCTTGGGCCTAAATCTGACCATGATAAAGCTCCAAACGAGCTTCACTTGGAAGCATCTGGCACCAGATGTAACTCAGAACAGAATCAAGATTCAGATGCACAACAAATGGAG cCTCAGGTAGAAGTGGCTCAGATCGACGACAATGAGTTCTTTGTTACAGTCACATGTGAGCACAAGCCTGGAGGATTTGTGAGATTGATGGAGGCATTAAATTCTCTAGGTTTGGAAGTGACAAATGCAAATGTTACTACCTTTAGAACTCTGGTGTCTAATGTTTTCAAAGTGGAG CAGAAGAAGGACAATGAAATAGTCCAGGCTGATCATGTCAGAGACTCTTTGCTGGACTTGACACGGAATCCTTTAAGAGACCTCTCCGAGATGTCTAAACTATCAGAGAATGTCAGTGGTATGGATTATCAGCACCAGCTTCACCACTTTCACATTCAACATGCTAATTCCTACCCTTTTCACCATCTTACATGA
- the LOC107427281 gene encoding transcription factor ABORTED MICROSPORES isoform X3, whose product MDRLRPLVGLKGWDYCVLWKLSEDQRFIEWMNCCCGGTENIQNDGDQQPSFPVSPVLPCRDTMFQHPRTNSCDLLTQLPSSIPLDSGIYAQTLISNQHSWLTLNPNSSDSIDPEEPFRTKVLIPLPGGLIELFASKQIPEDEHVMHYITSQCNIPVDHNSLTSASNMDTTFTANVNPMNEIQPKPCNGSDEMDPSNHLHPPFSPSTAFDNLRLPYDISSVDRIRPCSSPVNFLHQFSYNPEERTKDDFFFECSHDSLLSDKKNKCPGIQENEMEKSMMIDTPNMHVQYSEPIDNKEKQGNEKDSIKQEGGRSDSLSDCSDQIDDEDDGKYRRRAGKGKCKNLVAERRRRKKLNERLYSLRSLVPNISKLDKASILGDAIEFVKELQKQAKELQDELEVHSDNNTSISGILIHSGANLGPKSDHDKAPNELHLEASGTRCNSEQNQDSDAQQMEVEVAQIDDNEFFVTVTCEHKPGGFVRLMEALNSLGLEVTNANVTTFRTLVSNVFKVEQKKDNEIVQADHVRDSLLDLTRNPLRDLSEMSKLSENVSGMDYQHQLHHFHIQHANSYPFHHLT is encoded by the exons ATGGATAGGCTTAGACCACTTGTGGGTTTAAAAGGATGGGATTATTGTGTTCTCTGGAAACTGAGTGAAGATCAAAG ATTTATTGAATGGATGAATTGTTGTTGTGGTGGGACTGAAAACATCCAAAATGATGGAGACCAACAACCTTCTTTCCCAGTTTCTCCAGTCCTTCCTTGCAGAGATACAATGTTTCAGCACCCAAGAACCAATTCTTGTGATCTTCTTACCCAACTTCCTTCTTCAATACCTTTGGACTCTGG GATTTATGCACAGACCTTGATATCCAACCAACACAGTTGGTTAACTTTAAATCCTAATAGCTCAGATTCAATTGATCCTGAA GAACCATTTCGGACAAAAGTTTTGATTCCATTGCCAGGAGGATTGATTGAACTGTTTGCTTCGAAACAA ATACCAGAAGATGAGCATGTCATGCATTATATCACATCTCAATGCAACATTCCAGTAGATCACAACAGCTTGACTAGTGCAAGCAATATGGATACAACTTTCACTGCAAATGTAAACCCAATGAATGAGATCCAACCAAAGCCATGCAATGGAAGTGATGAAATGGATCCAAGCAATCATTTGCATCCACCATTTTCCCCTTCAACAGCATTTGACAACTTACGTTTGCCTTATGACATCTCATCAGTTGATCGAATCCGCCCATGCAGTTCTCCAGTGAACTTCTTGCATCAATTTAGTTACAACCCTGAAGAAAGAACGAAGGATGATTTCTTTTTCGAATGTTCACATGATTCATTACTTTCGGATAAGAAAAATAAGTGTCCAGGGATTCAAGAAAATGAAATGGAGAAGTCCATGATGATTGATACACCAAACATGCATGTTCAGTATTCAGAGCCAATAGATAACAAGGAGAAGCAGGGGAACGAGAAGGATTCGATCAAACAGGAAGGTGGCCGATCAGATTCACTCTCGGATTGCAGTGATCAGAttgatgatgaggatgatggaAAGTATCGACGAAGGGCAGGGAAAGGCAAATGCAAGAACCTTGTAGCAGAGAGGAGGAGAAGGAAGAAGCTTAATGAAAGGCTCTATTCCTTAAGGTCTTTGGTTCCCAATATCTCTAAG TTGGACAAAGCATCCATTCTAGGGGATGCTATTGAGTTTGTGAAGGAGTTGCAAAAGCAAGCAAAAGAACTTCAAGATGAGCTTGAAGTGCATTCAGACAACAATACTTCCATATCAGGGATACTGATTCACAGTGGAGCTAACCTTGGGCCTAAATCTGACCATGATAAAGCTCCAAACGAGCTTCACTTGGAAGCATCTGGCACCAGATGTAACTCAGAACAGAATCAAGATTCAGATGCACAACAAATGGAG GTAGAAGTGGCTCAGATCGACGACAATGAGTTCTTTGTTACAGTCACATGTGAGCACAAGCCTGGAGGATTTGTGAGATTGATGGAGGCATTAAATTCTCTAGGTTTGGAAGTGACAAATGCAAATGTTACTACCTTTAGAACTCTGGTGTCTAATGTTTTCAAAGTGGAG CAGAAGAAGGACAATGAAATAGTCCAGGCTGATCATGTCAGAGACTCTTTGCTGGACTTGACACGGAATCCTTTAAGAGACCTCTCCGAGATGTCTAAACTATCAGAGAATGTCAGTGGTATGGATTATCAGCACCAGCTTCACCACTTTCACATTCAACATGCTAATTCCTACCCTTTTCACCATCTTACATGA
- the LOC107427281 gene encoding transcription factor ABORTED MICROSPORES isoform X2, translating to MDRLRPLVGLKGWDYCVLWKLSEDQRFIEWMNCCCGGTENIQNDGDQQPSFPVSPVLPCRDTMFQHPRTNSCDLLTQLPSSIPLDSGIYAQTLISNQHSWLTLNPNSSDSIDPEEPFRTKVLIPLPGGLIELFASKQIPEDEHVMHYITSQCNIPVDHNSLTSASNMDTTFTANVNPMNEIQPKPCNGSDEMDPSNHLHPPFSPSTAFDNLRLPYDISSVDRIRPCSSPVNFLHQFSYNPEERTKDDFFFECSHDSLLSDKKNKCPGIQENEMEKSMMIDTPNMHVQYSEPIDNKEKQGNEKDSIKQEGGRSDSLSDCSDQIDDEDDGKYRRRAGKGKCKNLVAERRRRKKLNERLYSLRSLVPNISKLDKASILGDAIEFVKELQKQAKELQDELEVHSDNNTSISGILIHSGANLGPKSDHDKAPNELHLEASGTRCNSEQNQDSDAQQMEPQVEVAQIDDNEFFVTVTCEHKPGGFVRLMEALNSLGLEVTNANVTTFRTLVSNVFKVEKKDNEIVQADHVRDSLLDLTRNPLRDLSEMSKLSENVSGMDYQHQLHHFHIQHANSYPFHHLT from the exons ATGGATAGGCTTAGACCACTTGTGGGTTTAAAAGGATGGGATTATTGTGTTCTCTGGAAACTGAGTGAAGATCAAAG ATTTATTGAATGGATGAATTGTTGTTGTGGTGGGACTGAAAACATCCAAAATGATGGAGACCAACAACCTTCTTTCCCAGTTTCTCCAGTCCTTCCTTGCAGAGATACAATGTTTCAGCACCCAAGAACCAATTCTTGTGATCTTCTTACCCAACTTCCTTCTTCAATACCTTTGGACTCTGG GATTTATGCACAGACCTTGATATCCAACCAACACAGTTGGTTAACTTTAAATCCTAATAGCTCAGATTCAATTGATCCTGAA GAACCATTTCGGACAAAAGTTTTGATTCCATTGCCAGGAGGATTGATTGAACTGTTTGCTTCGAAACAA ATACCAGAAGATGAGCATGTCATGCATTATATCACATCTCAATGCAACATTCCAGTAGATCACAACAGCTTGACTAGTGCAAGCAATATGGATACAACTTTCACTGCAAATGTAAACCCAATGAATGAGATCCAACCAAAGCCATGCAATGGAAGTGATGAAATGGATCCAAGCAATCATTTGCATCCACCATTTTCCCCTTCAACAGCATTTGACAACTTACGTTTGCCTTATGACATCTCATCAGTTGATCGAATCCGCCCATGCAGTTCTCCAGTGAACTTCTTGCATCAATTTAGTTACAACCCTGAAGAAAGAACGAAGGATGATTTCTTTTTCGAATGTTCACATGATTCATTACTTTCGGATAAGAAAAATAAGTGTCCAGGGATTCAAGAAAATGAAATGGAGAAGTCCATGATGATTGATACACCAAACATGCATGTTCAGTATTCAGAGCCAATAGATAACAAGGAGAAGCAGGGGAACGAGAAGGATTCGATCAAACAGGAAGGTGGCCGATCAGATTCACTCTCGGATTGCAGTGATCAGAttgatgatgaggatgatggaAAGTATCGACGAAGGGCAGGGAAAGGCAAATGCAAGAACCTTGTAGCAGAGAGGAGGAGAAGGAAGAAGCTTAATGAAAGGCTCTATTCCTTAAGGTCTTTGGTTCCCAATATCTCTAAG TTGGACAAAGCATCCATTCTAGGGGATGCTATTGAGTTTGTGAAGGAGTTGCAAAAGCAAGCAAAAGAACTTCAAGATGAGCTTGAAGTGCATTCAGACAACAATACTTCCATATCAGGGATACTGATTCACAGTGGAGCTAACCTTGGGCCTAAATCTGACCATGATAAAGCTCCAAACGAGCTTCACTTGGAAGCATCTGGCACCAGATGTAACTCAGAACAGAATCAAGATTCAGATGCACAACAAATGGAG cCTCAGGTAGAAGTGGCTCAGATCGACGACAATGAGTTCTTTGTTACAGTCACATGTGAGCACAAGCCTGGAGGATTTGTGAGATTGATGGAGGCATTAAATTCTCTAGGTTTGGAAGTGACAAATGCAAATGTTACTACCTTTAGAACTCTGGTGTCTAATGTTTTCAAAGTGGAG AAGAAGGACAATGAAATAGTCCAGGCTGATCATGTCAGAGACTCTTTGCTGGACTTGACACGGAATCCTTTAAGAGACCTCTCCGAGATGTCTAAACTATCAGAGAATGTCAGTGGTATGGATTATCAGCACCAGCTTCACCACTTTCACATTCAACATGCTAATTCCTACCCTTTTCACCATCTTACATGA